From the genome of Pirellulales bacterium, one region includes:
- a CDS encoding BBP7 family outer membrane beta-barrel protein, translating into MKATHRSLAAILLVGALLPTDMISAQTYEDVPPARSRRQVVYEEVYDEQEAEPVRRAPAARRPPVTRPVRTWEPVQPRSPQAGFGSVQRVAYGEGFGMAPARPAAAAQRRTRATVSRANYQVESSPFDTPEPPPNEPTPAEPLYEPAPSTRSAPPPRSVPAPRSSAPSAPRTRSSAPAPIMDEGGNYISEDYGFDGGFDGGFDGGFDGGFDDYGADCGFPCDDCGPCRGPMYVRGEYLLWWLTGDTSPPLVTTSPSSTAPALAGVIGAPGTTVLYGGDPVNNTGRSGARITAGWWINPTKRIEAEVFGLGGQTSGFFQDSPGDPILARPFFNLHTGLPASQLIAYPGEFSGNIDVRETSNFVGAGVQFMHALAYGGGSNGFRHRFDFLYGFRYLGLYENLTVNDTATSIAGTLSGFDGFKTSNSFFGGNIGTAFEASRGRWTWLTIGRLGLGGTAERVSITGNSVATVAGGTPVTTSGGLLAMPSNIGTYSHSGFTLVPQLETKLTFVLTPTIRLMVGYDIMYWTRVARPGQQISTFVNTTQGSGGTLTGTPGPLFGFRETQLLVQGLSTGVEFRF; encoded by the coding sequence CAGACCTACGAAGATGTTCCCCCTGCGCGCTCCCGTCGGCAGGTGGTCTACGAGGAAGTTTACGACGAGCAGGAAGCCGAGCCCGTTCGCCGGGCTCCGGCCGCCAGGCGTCCTCCGGTGACGAGGCCGGTTCGCACTTGGGAACCGGTGCAACCGCGTTCGCCGCAAGCGGGCTTTGGCAGCGTGCAACGCGTGGCTTACGGCGAGGGCTTCGGCATGGCGCCGGCTCGACCTGCCGCGGCCGCACAGCGACGCACGCGTGCAACGGTTTCACGTGCCAACTATCAAGTAGAATCATCGCCATTCGATACGCCCGAGCCGCCGCCAAACGAACCGACGCCGGCCGAGCCGCTGTATGAACCGGCGCCGTCGACGCGCAGCGCTCCTCCGCCGCGCAGCGTGCCTGCGCCACGTTCAAGCGCTCCGTCAGCGCCTCGCACACGATCGAGCGCGCCCGCCCCGATCATGGACGAGGGGGGCAATTACATTAGCGAGGACTATGGTTTCGACGGCGGCTTCGACGGCGGCTTCGACGGAGGGTTCGACGGAGGGTTCGACGACTACGGCGCTGATTGCGGTTTTCCTTGCGATGACTGCGGACCGTGCCGTGGTCCGATGTACGTACGCGGCGAGTATTTGTTGTGGTGGCTCACCGGCGATACTTCTCCGCCGCTGGTGACCACGTCCCCAAGTTCGACGGCGCCCGCTCTGGCCGGCGTCATCGGCGCGCCGGGCACGACCGTGTTGTACGGCGGCGACCCAGTGAACAATACGGGGCGTTCCGGAGCGCGCATCACGGCCGGTTGGTGGATCAACCCCACGAAACGTATCGAGGCCGAAGTCTTCGGCCTGGGCGGCCAGACCAGCGGCTTCTTTCAAGACTCGCCCGGCGATCCGATCCTGGCCCGACCGTTCTTTAACCTTCACACCGGTTTGCCCGCCTCGCAGTTGATCGCCTATCCCGGCGAATTCAGTGGGAATATCGACGTCCGCGAGACCAGCAACTTCGTCGGCGCTGGCGTGCAGTTCATGCACGCCCTTGCCTACGGCGGAGGCTCCAACGGCTTCCGTCACCGCTTTGACTTTCTCTATGGATTCCGCTACTTGGGCCTGTACGAGAATCTCACGGTCAATGACACGGCCACGTCGATCGCCGGCACACTTTCCGGTTTCGATGGGTTCAAAACCTCGAACAGCTTCTTTGGCGGCAACATCGGCACCGCCTTCGAGGCCAGTCGCGGACGTTGGACCTGGTTGACGATCGGCCGGTTGGGCCTTGGCGGCACGGCCGAACGGGTGAGCATCACCGGCAATTCCGTCGCCACGGTGGCCGGCGGGACCCCGGTGACCACCTCCGGCGGCTTGCTGGCCATGCCCAGCAATATCGGCACCTACAGCCACAGCGGGTTCACGCTGGTGCCGCAGTTGGAGACGAAGCTGACCTTCGTGCTCACTCCCACGATCCGCTTGATGGTGGGCTACGACATCATGTACTGGACCCGTGTCGCGCGGCCGGGCCAGCAGATCAGCACGTTCGTGAATACGACGCAGGGGAGCGGAGGGACGCTCACCGGAACGCCCGGCCCCCTCTTCGGCTTCCGCGAAACGCAACTGCTGGTGCAGGGACTCAGCACCGGCGTCGAGTTCCGGTTCTGA
- a CDS encoding peptidylprolyl isomerase, which translates to MGFFGFRGKRHKNNKRSSTRRLSLVTRSLYFEPLEDRQLLTVTFNQITGPETNSGYDIPSGKTLYVPLTASDAGQTITYTATTTNSSVTASVLTGNPELVLNVSGTDAQGQAFTGTLTFVLFQDIAPQTVQGIIDDVNNGTFDTATFYRMETDPNFQLIQGGILPPSNTNPTVTGPTLPNEYNANAAFNSPGLLAMAASTDPNTGLKTASTEFFVMGPDVPLAQEPQFLNYGYTIFGQLLSDPSGVYSKILNVPTTAQQQDLDYANTPVQITSASIIESDTQNAVLAISEPAGFTGNATVTVTANGSDNSSKQQSFNVSVVAASAGGAQLTLNPVSNQTTQAGQAIQFTVSANDTVGGTPTFAVGDQDPFSQAPYPAMTNFTVTVTAGANNTATVTLTPKAGFTGTATLVMHADDSSNGLSDAQEFTVTVTGPLTVQTSGATQDVKAGNTLGVTGVSIADPGLPTTANVTTVLKVQHGTLTLPTNVTNGLTAGQIQGNGSGTVTITAPLLALNNTLAATNGLVYTPTTGYGGADGIDITGTDTFGGSNEVTVPLQVLADILINLPSTTPATAMNTAVGITGLSITDPTVPAGDLITLKFQPTNGIVTLSTSVQGGITTDDIQGNGSNSVTVTATLAALNATLAASGGISYTPNASFNGTDNVQVQASDPVDNSTTNNFSVVVGISFTAPTSIEAPSGSFFGISGLSVNDSALSSTGTLSLTIGASQGTLKVSTSVAGGVTNVTGNNSASVTLTGTLAQINATLAATNGVQYKSTVDYTGPDTLTLSATDSLESSNNTGSVALTVMGPLTINTPSAQTIPANTPLALTGISIDDTGIPSTDTVTFVLQATNGVLQLSQTVSGGLTAGQISNNNSGNVTVTGTLDAINATLAAQGGLTYTPNSDFAGGDTITLKANDNATNSDNEPISLLVLGPLTVTVPSGIQAVVAGGTLNVPTITVADPGLDPSADVTVIFHATNGVLNFPSGITGGLVAGEIQNNGTGTVTVTAPLSSLNAQLAASGGFTYTPSSSSFNGPDSISVTASDPTLTQVTQSVSLAVGLTINLPSAPLLPAGQASVISGVSITDPALSTTDTVSIVFSVQSGTLNVSTSVSNGATQVSGNGTDSVTVTGTLAQINATLADAHGLTYTPGASFNGVDTLSASANDSENGSNSEDTTLTVVGPLTVTTSTTQQNIPGGVPQSIPGVSIADPSLPAASKVTVVFTAQHGTLTLLNSVSGGVTDGEIQTNGTATVTVTATLAEINATLAASGGLMYTSASGFSGADALNVQVNDLASNSKAGQAQLFVAGPISVTGPTTTQLVVPGGTLTVTSLSVSDPSLPSGQGVQLVITAAHGTINLLTNVTNGIGVGQITGNGSGTVTINASLAQINATLAATGGVTYTAASGFSGTDAINFAASDTVGNSNSNAPTSVAAAVVGPLNVTGPTGTANVGSSASTPISGFVITDPSFPAASNLTVTLSAGHGTITLLTNVTGGLTAGQISGNGTSNLTITAPLAAINATLAASGGLLYQGISGFSGSDGITLLANDGVSTNASATAALNVIGPVSITAPSTLTANQNNSALVTGLSLADPLLPTSNNVTLTITASHGVVSLSTSVTNGLTSAQITGNGTASVSISAPLAAINATLAAAAGVTYTPTNGVNGPDTLVLTGSDTFSNSTTKNIAVTILPIANSSLSGFVYLDSNLNSAFDASEMGLADVILILQGTDSQNNAVGPLAVKTDSNGSFQFNSLPAGTYTLTKIAPGDLADGHATAGSLGGTVQGNDVIATITLGANGTGTGYNFGENGLAPKFVTLDMFLNSAPTPLQTLINYIDKSYADADISTTAPVGISGKVAPPTISATTSSFTSNQGATLNVTGVQVNDNSLLSTTSNVQVTATVTNGTITVSPSVTGGLSSSQITGSGTSTVTIIGPLATINATLAAAGGLTYTPNATFSGTDSLSLNVSDQGNTATGTPQSGSTSISINVVAAPAITSTSTSLAIATGQTLNVSGVSIADTALTSGANVQLQLGAAHGTINVSTSLSGGVTGAQVNGNGTANVTITAPLAAINAVLAATAGVTYTPTSGYVGSDTFGMTLNDQSNTASGTQQSVTTSLPMSVAGPLAITPDTGTQSLGSNTSLALTGYSLTDPSLPATTNVTMTFQATNGTISLSTAITAGITAGQVTGNGTGTVSITAPLAAINATLAGTGGLTYTPGASFDGSDTVSMTANDSLGNTTTASLTVTS; encoded by the coding sequence ATGGGTTTCTTCGGCTTCCGGGGCAAGCGTCATAAGAACAACAAGCGAAGCTCCACGCGCCGATTGTCGCTCGTGACGCGCAGTCTGTACTTCGAGCCGCTCGAAGACCGGCAACTGCTGACCGTCACCTTCAACCAGATCACCGGGCCCGAAACCAACTCCGGCTACGACATTCCGTCGGGCAAGACTCTGTATGTTCCGCTGACGGCCAGCGACGCCGGACAGACGATCACGTACACGGCCACGACCACCAATTCGTCCGTTACTGCCAGTGTGCTCACCGGCAACCCCGAACTGGTGCTGAACGTCAGCGGCACCGACGCGCAAGGCCAGGCCTTTACCGGCACCTTGACCTTCGTGCTGTTCCAAGACATTGCCCCACAAACCGTTCAGGGCATCATCGACGACGTCAACAACGGGACCTTCGACACGGCAACGTTTTACCGGATGGAGACCGATCCGAACTTCCAGTTGATCCAGGGCGGCATTCTGCCGCCGTCGAACACGAATCCCACGGTCACGGGCCCCACGCTGCCGAACGAGTACAACGCCAATGCCGCGTTCAACTCGCCGGGGCTATTGGCGATGGCGGCCAGCACGGACCCCAATACTGGCCTCAAGACGGCTTCGACCGAATTCTTCGTCATGGGACCCGATGTCCCGCTGGCGCAGGAACCGCAGTTCCTGAACTACGGCTACACGATTTTCGGCCAGTTGCTCAGTGACCCCAGTGGCGTCTACAGCAAGATCCTGAACGTACCCACGACGGCACAGCAACAAGATCTCGACTACGCCAACACGCCGGTGCAAATCACCTCCGCGTCGATCATCGAAAGCGACACGCAAAACGCGGTTTTGGCCATCTCGGAACCGGCTGGCTTCACGGGTAATGCCACGGTCACGGTCACAGCCAACGGGTCGGACAATAGTTCGAAGCAACAGTCATTCAACGTCAGCGTTGTGGCAGCCAGTGCAGGTGGCGCTCAGCTAACATTGAATCCCGTCAGCAATCAAACGACCCAGGCGGGGCAGGCAATCCAATTCACGGTTTCGGCCAACGACACGGTGGGGGGCACGCCGACGTTCGCCGTCGGTGACCAAGATCCTTTCAGCCAGGCTCCGTACCCGGCCATGACGAACTTCACGGTGACCGTCACGGCAGGTGCGAACAATACCGCCACCGTGACGCTGACACCCAAGGCCGGCTTCACCGGCACCGCGACCCTGGTGATGCACGCTGACGACAGCTCCAACGGCCTCAGCGACGCGCAGGAATTCACCGTCACCGTCACCGGACCGCTCACGGTCCAGACCTCCGGCGCGACGCAAGACGTGAAAGCCGGCAACACGCTCGGGGTGACCGGCGTTTCGATTGCCGATCCCGGATTGCCAACGACGGCCAACGTCACCACGGTCTTGAAGGTGCAGCACGGCACCCTGACGCTGCCGACGAATGTCACCAATGGTTTGACGGCCGGCCAGATCCAGGGCAACGGCTCGGGCACCGTCACGATCACGGCTCCGCTGCTCGCGCTTAATAACACGCTGGCCGCCACCAACGGCCTCGTGTACACGCCCACCACCGGTTACGGCGGCGCCGACGGCATTGACATCACGGGCACCGACACCTTCGGTGGATCCAACGAAGTCACGGTCCCGCTGCAAGTGTTGGCCGACATCCTGATTAACTTACCGTCGACGACGCCTGCCACGGCGATGAACACGGCCGTGGGCATTACAGGCTTGTCGATCACCGATCCCACCGTGCCGGCCGGCGATCTAATCACGCTCAAGTTCCAGCCGACCAATGGCATCGTCACGCTGTCAACGAGCGTCCAAGGGGGCATCACGACCGACGACATTCAGGGCAACGGTTCGAATAGCGTTACCGTCACAGCCACGCTGGCCGCCCTTAACGCCACGCTCGCGGCCAGCGGCGGTATCTCGTACACGCCCAATGCCTCCTTCAACGGCACGGACAACGTGCAGGTGCAGGCCAGCGACCCGGTGGACAATTCCACAACGAACAACTTCTCAGTCGTGGTTGGCATAAGCTTCACCGCGCCAACTTCCATTGAAGCGCCGTCGGGCAGCTTCTTTGGCATCAGCGGACTGTCGGTCAATGATTCTGCGCTATCATCAACCGGCACGCTCAGCCTAACGATCGGTGCGAGCCAGGGCACTCTCAAAGTCTCGACCAGTGTCGCAGGTGGTGTAACGAACGTAACCGGCAACAACTCGGCGAGTGTTACGCTCACCGGCACGTTGGCCCAGATTAACGCCACACTGGCTGCCACGAACGGCGTGCAATACAAGTCCACGGTCGATTACACGGGGCCCGATACGCTCACCCTCTCGGCTACCGATAGTCTGGAAAGCAGCAACAATACGGGCAGCGTTGCCTTGACGGTCATGGGACCGTTAACGATTAACACGCCCTCGGCGCAGACCATTCCGGCAAATACTCCATTGGCCCTCACCGGCATATCGATTGACGATACAGGTATTCCTTCGACGGACACCGTGACATTCGTTCTGCAGGCGACGAATGGAGTCTTGCAGTTGAGCCAGACGGTCAGCGGGGGTCTGACCGCCGGACAAATCTCGAACAATAATTCGGGCAACGTCACCGTGACTGGCACTTTGGACGCCATTAACGCGACATTGGCCGCACAAGGTGGATTGACCTACACGCCCAATAGCGATTTCGCCGGCGGCGACACCATCACCCTGAAGGCGAACGACAACGCCACGAACAGCGACAACGAGCCCATCTCGCTCCTCGTCCTAGGACCGCTCACCGTGACCGTACCGAGTGGCATTCAGGCGGTGGTGGCCGGCGGCACTCTGAACGTGCCCACAATTACCGTCGCGGATCCAGGCCTGGATCCGTCGGCCGATGTCACCGTGATCTTCCACGCTACGAATGGCGTGCTGAACTTTCCGAGCGGAATTACCGGCGGTCTAGTCGCCGGCGAGATCCAGAACAATGGTACGGGTACCGTCACGGTCACCGCTCCGTTGTCGAGCTTGAATGCCCAGTTGGCGGCCAGTGGCGGATTCACTTACACGCCCAGCTCGTCGAGCTTCAACGGACCGGACTCGATCAGCGTGACGGCCTCGGATCCCACGCTCACCCAGGTGACCCAGAGCGTGTCGCTCGCGGTCGGCCTGACAATCAACCTGCCCAGCGCGCCGTTGCTGCCTGCCGGTCAGGCGAGCGTGATCAGTGGTGTCTCGATCACCGATCCGGCACTGTCGACGACCGATACCGTGTCGATTGTCTTCAGCGTGCAGAGTGGCACACTGAACGTGTCGACGTCCGTGTCCAACGGCGCCACGCAAGTTTCCGGAAATGGTACGGATAGTGTCACTGTCACGGGTACCTTAGCGCAGATCAATGCGACCTTGGCCGATGCGCACGGCTTGACCTACACGCCTGGCGCCAGCTTCAATGGCGTCGACACGCTGTCGGCTTCGGCAAACGATTCCGAGAATGGATCGAATTCGGAAGACACCACGCTCACGGTCGTGGGCCCCTTGACGGTGACGACTTCGACAACGCAGCAAAATATTCCGGGCGGTGTTCCGCAGTCGATTCCTGGTGTATCGATCGCCGATCCTTCGCTTCCCGCCGCGAGCAAAGTCACCGTGGTATTCACGGCACAGCACGGCACGCTAACGCTCCTGAACTCGGTGAGTGGCGGCGTTACGGACGGCGAAATCCAGACCAACGGTACCGCGACCGTCACGGTCACTGCGACACTTGCCGAAATCAACGCCACGCTCGCCGCCAGCGGCGGCCTGATGTACACAAGCGCGTCTGGCTTCTCGGGCGCCGACGCGTTGAATGTTCAAGTCAATGACCTGGCCAGCAACAGCAAGGCGGGGCAGGCGCAGCTCTTCGTGGCCGGCCCGATCTCGGTCACCGGGCCGACGACGACGCAGTTGGTGGTGCCCGGCGGCACGCTGACCGTGACTTCGCTTTCGGTCAGCGATCCCTCGTTGCCGAGCGGGCAAGGCGTGCAGTTGGTTATTACGGCCGCCCACGGCACGATCAATTTGCTGACGAACGTTACTAACGGCATCGGCGTGGGCCAGATCACGGGTAACGGCAGCGGTACCGTGACGATCAATGCCTCACTTGCCCAGATCAATGCAACTCTAGCGGCCACGGGCGGAGTAACCTACACCGCCGCGAGCGGCTTCAGTGGCACCGACGCCATCAACTTTGCCGCCAGCGACACGGTCGGCAACAGCAATAGCAACGCTCCCACCTCGGTCGCGGCTGCCGTCGTCGGACCGCTGAACGTGACCGGACCCACGGGCACTGCCAACGTCGGCAGCTCGGCGAGCACGCCGATCAGCGGCTTCGTCATCACTGACCCGTCGTTCCCAGCGGCTAGTAATCTCACGGTAACCCTGTCGGCAGGCCACGGCACGATCACGCTCTTGACCAACGTGACGGGCGGTCTCACGGCCGGCCAGATCTCCGGCAATGGCACAAGCAACTTGACCATTACCGCTCCGTTGGCGGCAATCAACGCCACGCTCGCCGCGAGCGGCGGCTTGCTGTACCAGGGCATCAGCGGCTTCAGCGGCTCGGATGGGATTACGCTTCTGGCTAATGACGGCGTATCGACCAATGCTTCGGCCACCGCGGCCTTGAACGTCATTGGGCCCGTCTCGATCACCGCGCCGTCGACGTTGACCGCGAATCAGAATAACTCGGCACTGGTGACCGGCCTCTCCCTCGCTGATCCATTGCTCCCCACCAGCAACAACGTGACGTTGACGATCACCGCCAGCCACGGCGTGGTCAGCCTGTCGACGTCGGTCACGAACGGCCTCACGAGCGCGCAGATCACTGGCAACGGCACGGCCAGCGTTTCGATCAGTGCCCCCTTGGCCGCGATCAATGCCACCCTCGCCGCCGCGGCGGGTGTCACCTACACGCCCACCAACGGCGTCAATGGCCCCGACACCTTGGTGCTCACGGGCAGCGACACGTTCTCGAATTCAACGACCAAGAATATCGCGGTCACGATTTTGCCGATCGCCAATTCGAGCCTGTCGGGCTTCGTTTATCTCGACAGCAACCTGAACAGCGCCTTCGATGCGAGCGAAATGGGCCTGGCCGACGTGATCCTGATTCTGCAAGGCACCGACTCGCAGAATAACGCCGTAGGTCCCTTGGCCGTGAAAACCGACAGCAACGGTTCCTTCCAGTTCAACAGCTTGCCGGCCGGCACGTATACGCTAACCAAGATCGCCCCGGGCGACCTGGCCGACGGACATGCCACCGCGGGTAGCCTGGGCGGAACCGTGCAAGGCAATGACGTGATCGCGACCATTACCCTGGGCGCGAATGGAACGGGCACCGGCTACAACTTCGGCGAGAACGGGCTGGCACCGAAGTTCGTCACGCTCGACATGTTCTTGAATTCGGCCCCGACGCCGTTGCAGACCCTGATCAACTACATCGACAAGTCGTACGCGGACGCGGATATTTCCACGACGGCGCCTGTGGGCATCTCGGGCAAGGTCGCGCCGCCCACGATCAGCGCCACCACCAGCAGCTTTACCTCGAATCAGGGGGCTACGCTCAACGTCACCGGCGTGCAAGTGAACGACAACTCGCTGTTGTCGACCACCAGCAACGTCCAGGTCACGGCCACCGTCACTAACGGTACGATTACCGTATCGCCGAGCGTCACCGGCGGCCTCTCCTCGTCGCAGATCACGGGATCCGGCACCTCGACCGTGACGATCATCGGTCCCTTGGCGACGATCAATGCCACGCTCGCGGCAGCCGGCGGATTGACCTACACGCCCAACGCCACCTTCAGCGGCACCGACAGCCTGTCGCTCAACGTCAGCGATCAGGGCAATACGGCAACCGGCACTCCGCAGTCCGGTTCGACCAGCATTTCGATCAACGTCGTCGCGGCGCCCGCGATCACCTCGACCAGCACGTCGCTGGCGATCGCCACCGGGCAAACGTTGAATGTCTCCGGTGTCAGCATAGCCGACACCGCGCTGACCAGCGGAGCCAACGTCCAATTGCAGTTGGGGGCTGCTCACGGCACGATCAACGTCTCGACGAGCCTGAGCGGAGGTGTCACCGGCGCTCAGGTCAACGGCAATGGTACGGCGAACGTCACGATCACCGCTCCGCTGGCCGCGATCAATGCCGTACTGGCGGCCACGGCTGGTGTCACGTACACGCCCACCAGCGGTTACGTCGGCAGCGATACCTTCGGCATGACGTTAAACGACCAGAGCAATACGGCCAGCGGCACGCAGCAAAGCGTTACCACGTCGCTGCCGATGTCCGTCGCCGGCCCGCTTGCCATTACTCCGGACACCGGCACGCAGTCGTTGGGATCGAACACTTCGCTCGCATTGACCGGCTACTCGCTCACCGACCCGTCACTGCCCGCCACCACGAATGTCACCATGACATTCCAGGCCACGAACGGCACGATCAGCCTGTCCACCGCCATCACGGCCGGCATCACCGCCGGCCAAGTGACCGGAAACGGCACGGGCACCGTGTCGATCACGGCTCCGCTGGCGGCGATCAACGCCACGCTGGCCGGCACAGGTGGTTTGACCTACACGCCGGGCGCCAGCTTCGACGGCAGCGATACGGTATCGATGACTGCCAACGATTCGCTGGGCAACACGACCACGGCCAGCCTGACGGTCACGAGCTAG